Proteins encoded by one window of Myxococcales bacterium:
- a CDS encoding helix-turn-helix domain-containing protein gives MKANLKVVEAAYMRGGSGYRVRVTFSDGSSGIADYDGKLKGLLAPLVDKKQFAKVYVDFGALTWPGNIDTAAEATYALAHGLERPKSVEDVERNMLAVRVRELRKRAGKSQVELAEAMGVSQPTIASFERAPDFRWSTMRRYVKALGGEVDVVFTLKGERMSLEKGTRVPASSQRTRRVAAKAKVAKSPSKAPAA, from the coding sequence ATGAAGGCGAATCTGAAGGTGGTGGAAGCGGCGTATATGCGCGGCGGGAGTGGCTATCGGGTTCGGGTCACGTTTTCGGACGGCTCGAGCGGTATTGCGGACTATGATGGGAAGCTGAAGGGACTGCTCGCGCCGCTGGTCGACAAGAAGCAGTTTGCAAAAGTGTACGTGGACTTCGGAGCGCTGACGTGGCCCGGGAACATCGACACGGCGGCGGAGGCGACGTACGCGCTTGCGCACGGTCTGGAGCGTCCGAAGAGCGTGGAGGATGTGGAGCGGAACATGCTGGCGGTGCGGGTCCGCGAGCTTCGCAAGCGTGCGGGCAAGTCGCAGGTGGAGCTTGCGGAAGCGATGGGGGTGTCGCAGCCGACGATCGCGAGCTTCGAGAGAGCGCCGGACTTTCGCTGGTCGACGATGAGGAGGTACGTGAAGGCGCTTGGTGGGGAGGTAGACGTGGTGTTCACGCTAAAGGGGGAGCGGATGTCGCTGGAGAAGGGGACGAGGGTTCCGGCGTCGAGCCAGAGGACACGTCGGGTAGCGGCGAAGGCGAAGGTCGCGAAGTCGCCGAGTAAGGCCCCGGCGGCCTAA
- a CDS encoding AbrB/MazE/SpoVT family DNA-binding domain-containing protein, with amino-acid sequence MKLAQSKLTAQGQISVPSEVRKRLALVSGSVLEWDIEDDRITVRRAGRHTSEELHRTLFLTAPEPRSLDELKSGIRSHLRARHARG; translated from the coding sequence ATGAAGCTCGCGCAGTCCAAGCTCACCGCTCAAGGACAGATATCGGTCCCCTCCGAGGTACGCAAGCGCCTCGCCCTTGTCTCCGGCTCCGTGCTCGAGTGGGACATCGAAGACGATCGGATCACCGTCCGCCGCGCCGGCCGACATACCTCCGAGGAACTTCACCGTACTCTCTTCCTCACCGCTCCTGAGCCCCGCTCCCTCGATGAGCTCAAGAGCGGCATCAGGTCCCACTTGCGAGCGCGCCATGCGCGCGGTTGA
- a CDS encoding type II toxin-antitoxin system VapC family toxin, with translation MRAVDTNVLVRLLARDDPHQLAAAESFVQAGAWISHLVLMEAVWVLDSVYAIKAPQLAAGLALLLDHQTLVIQDADVVASALAHFRAHPKLGFSDCLILSVALRAGHFPLGTFDRRLSKLPGTQKL, from the coding sequence ATGCGCGCGGTTGACACCAACGTTCTTGTCCGGCTCCTCGCTCGCGACGACCCCCATCAACTCGCCGCTGCCGAGTCGTTCGTGCAGGCGGGTGCCTGGATCTCTCATCTTGTTCTCATGGAGGCTGTCTGGGTCCTTGATTCTGTCTATGCCATCAAGGCACCTCAACTCGCTGCTGGCCTCGCGCTACTCTTGGATCACCAAACCTTGGTCATTCAAGATGCCGATGTCGTCGCCTCCGCTCTCGCTCACTTTCGTGCTCACCCCAAGCTCGGCTTCTCCGACTGCCTTATCCTCTCCGTTGCACTCAGAGCTGGCCATTTCCCCCTCGGAACCTTTGACCGACGGCTCAGCAAACTTCCCGGCACCCAGAAGCTCTGA